From Lolium perenne isolate Kyuss_39 chromosome 5, Kyuss_2.0, whole genome shotgun sequence, a single genomic window includes:
- the LOC127319756 gene encoding uncharacterized protein: MAAKGWGKSKVTRESLLPYVASGVIPEFNQERWRVPPANETEPLPRSGEFVIFMSFLDRGFALPTSDFLRQLLAFYSIKVSDLGPHSVQQISLFVALCECYLGCPPYFPLWVSIFHGRATRASKNSEALIPNGGITFQVKSGESFIDMALPKKAQSLWRRFWFYAKEYTPPGEVCIPQYSPEPSVPRRLNVRSLPREQEKVVKDMRQAIQALKDDGLTAVDMYNCWLGRRLIPLRCRAHPMWEYRGQNDRTRSTATEWDEGEYRKALAKITTATFTSFEDGLQPYTEDTPAPQRWQKIADHLPPLAGKEPPEMTEGEEEEVDEEEERTESESEARDFIRLPRGSKRGAESSSQGAAEEEATSRPEDKAEPSKEGAEPLSKRLRPLSGRYFLSDLSFLRLDWVSTHLTSL; encoded by the exons ATGGCGGCGAAGGGTTGGGGCAAGTCGAAGGTCACgcgggagtctctcctcccgtacgtcgcctccgggGTCATCCCGGAGTTTAACCAAGAGCGATGGCGggttccgccggcgaacgagacggagcccctcccacggtccggggagttcgtgatcttcatgagcttcctcgatcgcgggttcgctctccccacctccgatttcctccggcagttgctggccttctacagcatcaaggtttccgacctcgggccgcacagcgtccagcagatttctctgttcgtggcgctgtgcgaatgctacttgggctgtccgccctacttcccgctgtgggtgtccatcttccatgggcgggcgactcgggccagcaagaacagcgaagcactcatcccaaacggggggatcaccttccaggtgaagtccggggaaagcttcatcgacatggcgctccccaagaaggcgcagtcgctgtggcgtcgtttctggttctacgccaaggagtacactcccccgggcgaggtatgcattccccaatacagtcccgagccgagcgtcccgcggcgcctcaatgtccggtcgctgccgcgcgagcaggagaaggtggtgaaggatatgcgccaagcgatccaggcgctaaaagatgacggcctgacggcggtcgacatgtacaactgttggcttggccggcggctgatccccctgcggtgccgagctcaccccatgtgggagtaccggggacagaatgaccgcacccggtcgacggcgaccgagtgggacgagggcgagtaccggaaggcgcttGCCAAGATCACTACTGCCACCTTCACTTCCTTCGAAGACGGCTTGCAGCCCTACACCGAAGACACCCCAGCGCCTCAG CGTTGGCAGAAGATCGCGGaccacctccctcctctcgccgggaaggaaccaccggagatgaccgagggcgaggaggaagaggtcgacgaggaggaggagcgcaccgagtcggagtcggaggcgcgggacttcatcagactcccgcgcgggtcgaagaggggtgccgagtcctcgtcccagggcgcggctgaagaggaggcgacctctcgcccggaggacaaggcggagccctccaaggaaggggctgagccgctatcgaagcgactgcgcccactctctggaagg tacTTCTTGTCGGATTTGTCCTTCTTGCGACTGGACTGGGTGTCGACTCACCTCACCTCCTtgtag
- the LOC127319755 gene encoding uncharacterized protein, which produces MARGGMASAATGPDVTPPVVEEESTDVGSTEGQKAPEVEEDIVEEGGLSEPLKECRSKAARDRAPPSDADTRTGEVPSTEAVMRADGATESRHPPPSSLTFTELHTALGEAHVAEIKRLTALVEEAAQKNRKLIALGSKSGPLAVLIQCHWPWRSFSPFPFLAREGFVKESFYREAEFRAQQAEEARKRAKAEVAELTKVLEQKGRELEDVIAEYKVKLEAATDARDSARGAAASLREEVAALKQQHAKELAAEKEASEGIVLAVQAEKTNFEAFVREMSRQILGTCDFVETATPRECLSTATARIIACAGEILAALQYLSPREVIPRDTPSVFKAVSNIPAVVDWLRRSSCRVGITMALSMVLAHYSEGFDVEEVTAGFPSETGEFDVAEVLRLMDAVRPFADRVLATADLETHIPSQAAPGDAEKEPGPVDYPAERLFHAAAAGSLSTYPVVVYTPKFRHGDDGVEPVVEGAPGSSLVVSRVPV; this is translated from the exons ATGGCTCGCGGGGGCATGGCGAGTGCAGCGACGGGTCCAGACGTTACTCCgcccgtggtggaggaggagtcgactgacgttggatcgaccgaggggcagaaggcacccgaggttgaagaggacatcgtcgaggagggcggTCTGTCAGAGCCACTGAAAGAGTGCCggtccaaggccgccagggaccGAGCCCCGCCCAGTGACGCCGACACGCGGACGGGCGAAGTTCCATCGACTGAGGCGGTGATGCGAGCGGACGGGGCGACCGAGTCGCGTCATCCGCCGCCGTCTTCATTGACCTTCaccgagctccacacggcgcttggcgaggcgcatgtg GCGGAGATTAAGCGGCTGACCGCgcttgtggaggaggcggcgcagaagaaccggaagctgatTGCCCTGGGCAGTAAGTCAGGCCCGCTCGCCGTCCTCATTCAGTGTCACTGGCCCTGGCGTTCGTTCTCACCGTTTCCTTttctt gctcgggaagggttcgtcaaggagtccttctaccgtgaagccgagttccgggcgcagcaggccgaagaggcccggaaaagggcaaaagcggaggtggcggaattgacgaaggtcctggagcagaagggccgggagctggaggacgtcatcgccgaatacaaggtgaagctggaggccgcgactGACGCGCGGGACTCTGCTcgtggggctgccgcgtctctgcgggaggaggtggcggccttaaagcagcagcacgccaaagaacttgctgcggagaaggaggcgtccgagggcatcgtcctggcggtgcaggccgagaagaccaacttcgaggcgTTCGTCAGagagatgtcgcggcagattcTTG gtacgtgcgacttcgtggagacggcgactccgcgggaatgcctgtcgaccgcgaccgcgcgtatcatcgcctgcgcgggggagatactcgccgcgctccagtacctaagcccgcgggaggtgattccgcgggacacgccatccgtcttcaaggcggtgtccaacattccggctgttgttgactggcttcgccgctcttcctgccgcgttggcattaccatggctctgagtatggtgctggcgcattactctgaagggttcgacgtggaggaggtcaccgctggcttcccctcggagactggcgagttcgatgttgccgaagtgctgcggctgatggatgcggtgcgccccttcgccgaccgagtactggcgaccgcggacttggagactcatatccccagccaagcggcacctggtgacgcggagaaagagccgggcccggtggactaccccgcggagcgcctcttccatgccgctgccgccggctcgTTGTCGACATATCCGGTCGTGGTGTACACGCCGAAATTTCGTCACGGCGATGATGGCGTCGAGCCTGTCGTAGAGGGGGCTCCGGGGTCGTCCCTCGTAGTTTCCCGAGTACCTGTGTAG